Proteins encoded by one window of Erysipelothrix rhusiopathiae:
- a CDS encoding DNA alkylation repair protein — protein sequence MKTWTVESVVLYLDDFKNESRRKTLMKQGANDKTEGVPLGIMRKLAKEIGKDHQLAFSLWELNIIDYQLLAVLLFDPNELDEVTVFKFLNEIQVMTLQEDLIFRCLVFSQDKDVWVERLKFETADHLGRAYWTFVVDAIKRKQKSELELMALLDEIEVNLVRAHPLTQWMMNRALCEIGFGYSEFVDRAYEIGEASAVYKDMKVAKGCTSAYAPYWMDAVLKRNV from the coding sequence ATGAAAACGTGGACCGTTGAATCCGTTGTTTTGTATTTAGATGATTTTAAAAATGAGAGTCGACGTAAGACCTTGATGAAACAAGGTGCAAATGATAAAACGGAGGGAGTTCCTTTAGGAATTATGCGCAAATTGGCAAAAGAAATTGGGAAGGACCACCAATTAGCTTTCTCTTTATGGGAACTTAACATTATTGATTATCAATTGCTTGCGGTACTTCTTTTTGATCCCAATGAGCTGGATGAAGTGACCGTATTTAAATTTCTCAATGAGATTCAGGTTATGACGCTTCAGGAGGACCTTATTTTTCGATGTCTTGTTTTCTCACAAGATAAAGATGTGTGGGTTGAGCGTTTGAAGTTTGAGACTGCAGATCATTTAGGGCGTGCTTATTGGACTTTTGTTGTGGATGCAATTAAGCGAAAGCAGAAATCAGAGCTTGAACTCATGGCTTTATTGGATGAGATTGAAGTGAATTTAGTTCGTGCGCATCCCTTAACGCAATGGATGATGAATCGAGCTCTATGTGAGATTGGCTTTGGTTATTCTGAATTTGTGGATAGAGCTTATGAGATTGGTGAAGCATCTGCGGTCTATAAAGATATGAAAGTAGCTAAAGGATGTACATCAGCGTATGCGCCTTATTGGATGGATGCGGTTTTAAAACGGAATGTGTAA
- a CDS encoding biotin/lipoyl-containing protein — protein MEKYKVSVDGKVYEVEIEKVGDFEPTVSTPVSSSGSGSALKAPIQGSVLSVLVKPGQSVSKGQAVMVIEAMKLENEIVADQDGVIDQVLVSEKQVVDNGQDLLTYRG, from the coding sequence ATGGAAAAATATAAAGTATCTGTAGATGGAAAAGTTTATGAGGTTGAAATTGAGAAAGTTGGAGATTTTGAACCAACAGTGTCAACACCAGTCTCATCAAGCGGTTCTGGATCTGCATTAAAAGCACCGATTCAAGGATCTGTACTTAGTGTTCTTGTGAAACCCGGACAATCTGTTTCAAAAGGTCAAGCCGTGATGGTTATTGAAGCAATGAAACTTGAAAATGAAATTGTAGCCGATCAGGATGGTGTGATTGATCAAGTGCTTGTTTCCGAAAAACAAGTAGTCGATAATGGTCAAGACTTGTTGACCTACCGAGGTTAA
- a CDS encoding DUF4256 domain-containing protein: MNQKELLISLQERFEMNEHRHPTIVWDDVLEGIQSNSHVLDSLLWMEETQGEPDLFVLDDGSWIYMDCAPESPVERRSLCYDALALEQRKKNKPSGSAVQIAQEAGVRLLDETLYRFLQNHDVVDQKTSSWIETPAKIRNLGGALFGDYRYGTVFIYHNGADSYYAARGFRTYLKIK, encoded by the coding sequence ATGAATCAAAAGGAATTGCTTATAAGTTTACAAGAACGGTTTGAAATGAATGAACACCGTCATCCTACGATTGTTTGGGATGATGTTCTTGAAGGGATTCAGTCAAATTCACACGTTTTAGATTCGCTTTTATGGATGGAAGAAACGCAAGGGGAACCGGATTTGTTTGTTTTGGATGACGGTTCATGGATATACATGGATTGCGCTCCAGAAAGTCCTGTAGAGCGACGTAGCTTGTGTTATGACGCTTTAGCCTTAGAACAACGCAAGAAGAATAAACCGAGCGGCAGTGCCGTTCAAATTGCGCAGGAGGCAGGGGTGCGTTTGTTGGATGAGACGCTTTACCGCTTTCTACAAAATCATGATGTCGTTGATCAGAAAACATCATCGTGGATTGAAACACCCGCAAAAATCCGTAATCTCGGAGGTGCTTTATTTGGAGATTACCGCTATGGTACAGTGTTTATTTATCATAACGGCGCAGATTCCTATTATGCAGCTCGAGGATTTAGAACTTATTTAAAAATAAAATAA
- a CDS encoding 2-hydroxycarboxylate transporter family protein, which yields MSEKKQLKFYGIQWPIMLAILAIGALGIFTETFGTDMPATLLVMFTIGIPLYEIGNRIPIWNKYVGGGIVLAFLGTSAMVYFNILPEVYVESIGNFTEKVNFLNLFIIVLITGSVLSLDRKVLLKSFVGYIPAILGGLLGAFLLASVVGIFFGKAPQDIILNYVLPVMGGGNGGGAVPLSQMYADVTGLPSENYYQFAIIILTVANIFAIMMASLLDRLGELRPNLTGNKSTILRNESEELVKEDEKYDPTLQDVAAGLVLGLACFGFGFLMSKLILPSIFGVKIHNLAYMIIFVVILAATGVVPQNIREGAKRLQSFFSKYLVLIIMVGVGVDLDLGELARALSFSNVILALAIVVGATLGSAIVGWFVGFYPIDAAITAGLCMANRGGSGDLAVLGAGDRMGLMAYAQLSSRLGGAIVLIIGSILFSIFM from the coding sequence ATGTCAGAGAAAAAACAACTTAAGTTTTACGGGATTCAATGGCCAATTATGCTAGCAATCCTTGCAATCGGTGCACTCGGAATCTTTACAGAAACATTCGGAACCGATATGCCTGCAACACTATTAGTTATGTTTACAATAGGTATTCCACTTTATGAAATCGGAAACCGTATCCCAATTTGGAATAAATATGTTGGGGGAGGAATTGTTCTTGCGTTCTTAGGAACATCCGCAATGGTATACTTCAATATTCTTCCAGAAGTATATGTAGAATCAATTGGAAACTTTACAGAAAAAGTAAACTTCTTAAACTTATTTATTATTGTATTAATTACCGGAAGTGTTTTATCACTTGATCGTAAAGTTTTACTTAAGAGCTTTGTAGGATATATTCCTGCAATCCTTGGTGGATTATTAGGAGCATTCTTACTTGCTTCAGTTGTTGGAATTTTCTTCGGGAAAGCACCACAAGATATTATCTTAAACTATGTTCTACCTGTAATGGGTGGTGGTAATGGTGGTGGAGCAGTTCCACTATCACAAATGTATGCGGATGTTACCGGTCTTCCAAGTGAAAACTACTACCAATTCGCTATCATTATTCTTACAGTCGCAAATATCTTTGCAATCATGATGGCATCATTACTTGACCGTCTTGGTGAATTACGTCCGAACTTAACAGGTAATAAGAGCACAATCTTACGTAATGAATCTGAAGAACTTGTTAAAGAAGATGAAAAATATGATCCAACACTTCAAGATGTTGCTGCTGGACTTGTATTAGGACTTGCTTGCTTTGGTTTTGGATTCTTAATGAGTAAATTAATCTTACCAAGTATCTTTGGTGTTAAGATTCATAATCTTGCTTACATGATTATCTTTGTAGTTATCCTAGCTGCAACAGGTGTTGTACCTCAAAATATTCGTGAAGGTGCAAAACGTCTTCAATCATTCTTCTCAAAATACCTTGTACTAATTATCATGGTTGGAGTTGGTGTTGATTTAGACCTTGGTGAACTTGCTCGTGCATTATCATTTAGTAACGTTATTCTTGCCCTTGCAATTGTTGTAGGAGCAACACTTGGTTCCGCTATTGTTGGTTGGTTCGTAGGATTCTACCCAATCGATGCAGCGATTACAGCTGGTTTATGTATGGCGAACCGTGGTGGTTCTGGAGACCTTGCTGTTCTTGGAGCTGGAGACCGTATGGGACTGATGGCTTATGCACAATTATCATCCCGTCTTGGTGGGGCGATCGTGCTCATCATCGGATCCATATTATTCTCAATCTTTATGTAA
- a CDS encoding WD40/YVTN/BNR-like repeat-containing protein encodes MSKTMKHILAVIISLTVLLAYFYISAQAPEITRYTSKYNPALSQDENMNAWLSGYLRTHQSKLNQKAPLIDYKIEALKSIDPVAEEQGWWIFDVKLSTEATKRPDKLFKTLPLQNNTHYEYHLILYMNLENDVLRYHNDMTEKTYKEKHFPTTPDYETDPQASFYDDQNMFLRIRENEDSPWIETPVESDDFTTSSQGHFQEDKRIFSSKNHHEILNKKDGKVIVTATMDGGASWSSTTIFHEPPLSIITAAYLDFVNETGILALSSHVALNSEIVSYHYTLDNGKTWTSQPIPNYTNKITDASLSDPKTLWVTQPNSPHLYRSNDYGETFTEVILPAQTLNDTAIGWNDIFIQATAPIRKNNELSVRLTQNNGDYRQNADAVFISTDNGDTWTFSEYIIPPKVFFK; translated from the coding sequence ATGTCGAAAACAATGAAACACATTCTCGCTGTCATTATATCTCTAACAGTTCTCTTGGCTTACTTCTATATAAGCGCCCAAGCACCTGAGATTACACGTTATACTTCAAAGTATAATCCCGCCCTAAGCCAAGATGAAAATATGAATGCATGGCTTAGTGGCTACCTTCGTACTCATCAATCAAAACTCAACCAAAAAGCTCCCTTGATTGATTATAAAATCGAAGCTTTGAAATCGATAGATCCTGTAGCTGAAGAGCAAGGTTGGTGGATCTTCGATGTGAAACTTTCAACCGAAGCAACAAAACGACCGGATAAACTTTTTAAAACCTTGCCCTTACAAAATAACACTCACTACGAATACCACTTAATTCTATATATGAATTTGGAAAATGATGTACTGAGATATCATAACGATATGACTGAAAAAACCTATAAGGAAAAGCATTTCCCTACAACCCCGGATTACGAAACAGATCCTCAGGCATCTTTTTATGATGACCAGAATATGTTTTTGCGTATACGCGAAAATGAAGACAGTCCTTGGATTGAAACCCCGGTAGAATCAGACGACTTCACTACATCTTCGCAAGGTCATTTTCAAGAAGACAAGCGTATCTTCAGTTCAAAAAACCATCATGAAATTTTAAATAAGAAAGATGGCAAGGTTATCGTAACTGCAACAATGGATGGAGGCGCAAGCTGGTCCTCAACAACCATCTTTCATGAACCTCCATTATCAATTATTACTGCCGCTTATCTCGATTTCGTGAATGAGACAGGCATTCTTGCCTTGTCCAGTCATGTCGCATTAAACTCAGAAATTGTAAGTTATCATTATACTTTGGACAATGGTAAAACATGGACTTCACAACCCATCCCAAACTATACCAACAAGATAACTGATGCATCCCTAAGTGACCCTAAAACACTTTGGGTAACCCAACCCAATTCACCACACCTTTATCGAAGTAATGATTACGGTGAAACCTTTACTGAAGTTATCCTTCCAGCACAAACACTTAACGATACCGCTATCGGCTGGAATGATATTTTTATTCAAGCAACAGCACCCATACGCAAGAACAACGAATTATCGGTAAGACTTACCCAAAACAATGGCGACTACCGACAAAATGCTGATGCGGTCTTTATCAGTACCGATAATGGCGATACGTGGACCTTTAGTGAATACATCATTCCACCTAAAGTATTTTTCAAATAA
- a CDS encoding CBS domain-containing protein, producing the protein MTTLNNINSKHLNEAPYTSIAFLLKPKGLIGYITNTASVRQALEKMRFHGYTAMPVITEDGQFYGTINEGDFLWYLIHEQITDMKDVEEVYLKDIMRHSWNPPVTIDVDLTYVLERILDQNFVPVVDDRNKFMGIITRKSVLMYYQDMNR; encoded by the coding sequence ATGACAACATTAAATAATATTAATTCAAAGCATTTAAATGAAGCACCTTATACAAGTATTGCATTTTTATTAAAACCTAAAGGCTTGATTGGATATATTACAAATACCGCAAGTGTTCGACAAGCGTTAGAGAAAATGAGGTTCCATGGCTATACTGCGATGCCTGTAATTACAGAAGATGGTCAATTTTATGGAACGATAAATGAAGGTGACTTTCTTTGGTATTTAATTCATGAACAAATAACGGACATGAAAGATGTTGAAGAAGTGTATTTAAAAGATATTATGCGTCATTCTTGGAATCCACCGGTAACCATTGATGTTGATTTAACTTATGTTTTAGAACGTATTTTAGATCAAAACTTTGTACCCGTTGTGGATGATCGTAATAAATTTATGGGGATTATTACGCGTAAATCAGTACTAATGTATTATCAAGATATGAATCGGTAG
- a CDS encoding IS3 family transposase (programmed frameshift) → MGTRTLHSYETKMKVIEMKLAGYSSRFIQTELGIKNVAQVKTWWRWYRNGEHYRFSQPVGKQYTFGKGPEGDTVEETQSLRIKSLEQQIELFKKVFGKRKDVVPEIIIKLVEEYRNTVSIKDILNLFGVPKSTYYRWTKKEQLESNNYSVNEALVIELCKENKFRYGYRKITALIRKERIINKNTVQKIMQKHQCQCRVKVKRYRKNKNPKIIMPNIINRDFKSLRPLEKLVTDITYIPYGHKMLYLSTIMDLYNGEIIASTLSDRQNLECVVDTLNQFPDIVQPCILHSDQGSVYTSKEYQLRVKNKSITMSMSRKGTPADNAPIESFHSSLKCETFELNPELKGSTKIVSQTVINYLKYYNENRIQEKLGYQSPVNYLSVDLVLTWFFL, encoded by the exons ATGGGAACACGAACTTTGCATAGCTATGAGACAAAGATGAAAGTTATAGAAATGAAATTGGCAGGATACTCAAGCAGGTTTATTCAGACTGAACTTGGAATAAAAAATGTAGCTCAAGTCAAAACATGGTGGAGATGGTATCGAAATGGTGAACACTATCGATTTTCTCAACCGGTAGGCAAGCAATATACTTTTGGAAAAGGGCCTGAAGGAGACACGGTCGAAGAAACACAAAGCCTTAGAATTAAATCTTTGGAGCAACAAATTGAACTAT TTAAAAAAGTATTTGGAAAGAGAAAGGATGTGGTTCCTGAAATAATCATCAAGCTCGTTGAAGAGTATCGCAACACTGTATCTATTAAAGATATCTTGAATCTTTTTGGGGTACCTAAGTCAACGTATTATCGTTGGACTAAAAAAGAGCAACTAGAGTCTAATAATTATTCTGTCAATGAAGCATTAGTAATTGAACTTTGTAAAGAAAATAAATTTCGCTACGGATATCGAAAAATAACTGCATTAATTCGAAAAGAAAGAATTATCAATAAGAACACTGTTCAAAAGATAATGCAGAAACATCAATGTCAATGCCGTGTTAAGGTCAAAAGGTATAGAAAAAACAAAAATCCGAAGATCATTATGCCCAATATCATTAATCGCGACTTTAAATCACTGCGTCCTCTAGAGAAATTGGTGACAGATATCACTTACATCCCTTATGGTCATAAGATGCTCTATTTATCTACGATCATGGATTTATATAATGGTGAGATTATTGCGTCTACACTGAGTGACAGACAAAACCTAGAATGTGTGGTTGATACATTAAATCAATTTCCGGATATCGTTCAGCCATGTATTCTTCATTCTGATCAAGGGAGTGTCTATACATCAAAAGAGTATCAACTTAGGGTGAAAAATAAAAGCATTACCATGAGTATGTCCCGTAAAGGTACGCCCGCTGATAATGCTCCTATCGAATCGTTTCATTCATCGCTAAAGTGTGAAACATTCGAATTAAACCCAGAACTAAAGGGTTCTACTAAAATTGTATCACAAACTGTGATAAACTATTTAAAATATTACAATGAAAATCGAATACAAGAAAAGCTAGGATATCAATCTCCCGTAAATTATCTATCGGTTGACCTCGTCCTAACTTGGTTTTTTCTTTAG
- a CDS encoding pyruvate carboxylase subunit B, translating to MQTIKINDVTVRDGNQSLLATRMEHEDILKILAEMDQVGLNAIEVWGGATFDGALRFFKRSPWQNLRDMKRVAPNTPFSMLLRGQNIVGYHHYDNDTLERFIRLSLENGIDIIRVFDALNDIENVKNAIYFIKKHGGHCQGAISYTVSPVHNIDYYVTYAKQLVEAGSDSICIKDMAGILLPDVTFELVKRLKEELDVPINLHSHATTGLSSLVFEQAMKAGVDIVDGCISPFSNGTSHIALETLLETAHVTNRETTLTHTALQGAYEEANELATKYIASGQYPAKALMINPNILTYQVPGGMLSNLMSQLKDQGASDRYEEVLKEIPKVREDLGYPPLVTPLSQMVGTQAVLNVLTGTRYKMVPKEIKDYAMGLYGTFPGPVNEEIINLILKDEKRVEKQPVESMPSVYEASKIELESKLGREALEEEVLSYILFPQNAILEGEEPKVRPEFIEFKMFDGGAVK from the coding sequence ATGCAAACAATTAAAATTAATGATGTAACGGTACGTGATGGAAATCAGTCGTTACTTGCAACACGTATGGAACATGAAGACATCCTTAAAATTTTAGCGGAAATGGACCAAGTAGGTCTGAATGCGATTGAAGTTTGGGGCGGTGCTACCTTTGATGGTGCACTTCGTTTCTTTAAGCGCAGTCCATGGCAAAATTTAAGAGATATGAAACGCGTTGCACCCAATACACCTTTTTCGATGTTGTTACGAGGTCAAAACATTGTAGGATATCACCATTATGATAACGATACGTTAGAACGATTTATTCGTCTAAGTCTTGAAAATGGGATTGATATTATTCGTGTATTTGATGCTTTGAATGATATTGAAAATGTAAAGAATGCAATCTATTTTATTAAGAAACATGGTGGACACTGTCAAGGAGCAATTTCTTATACGGTAAGTCCTGTTCATAATATTGATTATTATGTTACTTATGCAAAACAGTTGGTTGAAGCTGGATCGGACTCGATTTGTATCAAAGATATGGCGGGAATTTTATTACCGGATGTAACCTTTGAACTTGTGAAGCGTTTAAAAGAAGAACTTGATGTTCCAATTAACCTTCATTCACATGCAACAACAGGTCTTTCAAGTCTTGTTTTTGAACAAGCGATGAAAGCTGGTGTCGATATTGTGGATGGTTGTATTTCACCATTTTCAAATGGAACATCCCATATTGCATTGGAAACACTGCTCGAAACTGCACATGTCACAAATCGTGAAACTACACTTACACACACTGCCTTACAAGGCGCATACGAAGAAGCAAATGAACTTGCAACGAAATACATTGCAAGTGGTCAATATCCTGCGAAAGCATTAATGATTAATCCCAATATTTTAACGTATCAAGTTCCTGGTGGAATGCTCAGTAATTTAATGAGTCAGTTAAAAGATCAAGGTGCATCCGATCGTTACGAAGAAGTTCTAAAAGAAATTCCAAAAGTTCGTGAAGATTTGGGTTATCCACCGTTAGTAACACCCCTGTCACAAATGGTAGGAACACAAGCGGTCTTGAATGTCTTAACAGGCACCCGTTATAAAATGGTACCTAAGGAAATTAAAGATTATGCTATGGGTCTTTATGGCACATTCCCAGGTCCTGTTAACGAGGAGATTATTAACCTTATCTTGAAAGATGAAAAACGTGTTGAAAAACAACCTGTTGAATCCATGCCAAGTGTTTATGAAGCAAGTAAAATTGAACTTGAATCAAAATTGGGTCGTGAAGCTTTAGAAGAAGAAGTGTTATCCTATATTCTCTTCCCTCAAAATGCTATTTTAGAAGGTGAAGAACCTAAAGTTCGTCCTGAATTCATTGAGTTCAAGATGTTTGATGGAGGAGCTGTGAAATGA
- a CDS encoding OadG family transporter subunit, producing the protein MSPTFTFLDGLTVSLFSMLVVFVILLLLALVLQVFTAVLSKFDKPEAPTEQRIEDNDEERRLVAKLVVSCLAQENESQNIRIKSIKRVK; encoded by the coding sequence ATGAGTCCAACATTTACATTTTTAGATGGATTAACTGTGAGTTTATTTTCAATGCTTGTTGTGTTTGTTATTCTTTTACTTTTGGCGCTTGTACTTCAAGTATTTACAGCGGTGTTGTCGAAGTTTGATAAACCGGAAGCACCAACAGAACAAAGAATTGAAGATAATGATGAAGAACGTCGTCTTGTTGCGAAACTTGTTGTGAGCTGTTTAGCTCAAGAAAACGAGTCTCAAAATATTCGTATTAAATCAATTAAGAGAGTTAAGTAG
- a CDS encoding sodium ion-translocating decarboxylase subunit beta: MLNILFDFLNQTGFAAMTLGQFVMIVIACTLLFLAIKKGYEPYLLIPIAFGMLLANLPLSGVMEEGGVLNLLYQGVHLGLFPPLIFMGVGAATDFGPLLSNPKSLILGAAAQFGIFFAFLGAIALGFNVMEASSIGIIGGADGPTALYLTSQLAPHLLGPIAVAAYSYMALVPVIQPPIIRALTSKEEREIKMVQLREVSKKEKILFPIVVTILVSLIVPSAAPLVGMLMFGNLIKEVGVVPNLVETAKNPLMYTITIFLGMTVGATANAETFLNTQTLGIIALGLVAFAVGTASGVIVAKIMNLFIKDKINPMIGAAGVSAVPMAARVVQVEGQKADPSNFLLMHAMGPNVAGVIGSAVAAGLLLTFFG, from the coding sequence ATGTTAAATATTCTATTTGATTTCTTAAATCAAACAGGTTTTGCTGCTATGACCTTAGGGCAATTTGTGATGATTGTTATCGCATGCACACTGTTATTTCTTGCGATTAAAAAGGGATATGAGCCTTATTTACTCATTCCAATTGCATTTGGTATGTTGCTTGCAAATTTACCGTTATCAGGGGTTATGGAAGAAGGTGGTGTTTTAAACCTTCTTTATCAAGGGGTTCACCTTGGTCTTTTCCCACCACTGATTTTTATGGGAGTTGGGGCGGCTACCGATTTTGGTCCGTTGCTTTCAAACCCTAAAAGTTTAATTCTGGGTGCTGCGGCACAGTTTGGAATTTTCTTCGCTTTCTTAGGTGCAATTGCACTTGGATTTAATGTGATGGAAGCATCCAGTATTGGAATTATTGGAGGTGCTGATGGACCAACAGCCCTTTACTTAACAAGTCAATTGGCACCACATTTATTGGGTCCTATTGCAGTTGCTGCTTACTCCTATATGGCGCTTGTACCCGTCATACAACCGCCAATCATTCGTGCTTTAACTTCAAAAGAAGAGCGCGAAATTAAAATGGTTCAACTTCGTGAAGTGTCTAAAAAAGAAAAAATTCTCTTCCCGATTGTTGTTACGATCTTAGTGTCACTCATCGTTCCAAGTGCTGCACCTCTTGTGGGGATGTTGATGTTTGGAAACTTAATAAAAGAAGTCGGTGTTGTTCCCAATTTAGTTGAAACAGCTAAGAATCCTTTGATGTATACCATCACAATTTTCTTAGGAATGACAGTTGGTGCGACAGCGAATGCTGAAACCTTCCTTAATACACAAACTTTAGGGATTATTGCTTTAGGTCTTGTAGCCTTTGCTGTTGGAACAGCATCAGGGGTTATCGTTGCTAAAATAATGAATCTCTTTATTAAAGATAAAATCAACCCAATGATTGGTGCTGCAGGGGTTTCTGCAGTTCCAATGGCTGCACGTGTTGTACAAGTTGAGGGTCAAAAAGCAGATCCATCAAACTTTTTACTCATGCATGCAATGGGTCCTAATGTTGCAGGTGTCATCGGTTCTGCAGTTGCTGCAGGATTACTCCTCACATTTTTTGGATAA